One window from the genome of Nocardioides sp. encodes:
- a CDS encoding helix-turn-helix transcriptional regulator, translated as MAGNKMVAHWNLRQVMAERGMFATTDLVEPLHQRGVELSRQMIHRVVTKTPQRINIDLLAALCDILDCTPNDLIEMRVVQAARPAAVNDAGPGIGDLRPVRTKVRRPGE; from the coding sequence ATGGCGGGCAACAAGATGGTGGCGCACTGGAACCTTCGCCAAGTCATGGCCGAGCGCGGCATGTTCGCCACAACCGATCTGGTCGAGCCGCTGCACCAACGCGGGGTCGAGCTGTCGCGGCAGATGATCCACCGGGTCGTGACCAAGACGCCGCAGCGGATCAACATCGACCTGCTCGCGGCGTTGTGCGACATCTTGGACTGCACCCCCAACGACCTCATCGAGATGCGCGTCGTGCAGGCCGCCCGCCCGGCCGCGGTCAACGACGCCGGGCCCGGGATCGGCGACCTGAGGCCCGTCCGGACGAAGGTCCGTCGACCGGGTGAATGA
- a CDS encoding tyrosine-type recombinase/integrase, which produces MPDVPGAVPLSLATGVVHLDEPAAVFNAMVAGWARQQKSRLLGDSTVAARLALVRRFAAFAGSHPWQWTASDVEDFTMSLMSGGARLAPSTIRSHHLSLKLFCDYLVDGRYDWVRQCETRFEQIPSQVCHDFNTAAHLVEYEGRPERRPFNYDELQSLFDYLDDRVERVARSGRKGALAALRDAQMVKTAYAFGLRRRELCFLDVADLRPNAAMPRWGTYAALHVRYGKSSRGSAPRRRTVLAVPEFDWVIDGLRQWVEQARPRLAPGQRGELWLTERGQRVALKTIDRRFSILRQGAGLPADLTLHCLRHSYVTHLIEFGYPERFVTEQVGHSYASTTAIYTSVSNDFKTKTLQSALARVYPAERAEEN; this is translated from the coding sequence GTGCCGGACGTTCCGGGCGCCGTTCCGCTGTCGCTGGCCACGGGCGTGGTGCATCTGGACGAGCCAGCGGCTGTGTTCAACGCGATGGTCGCCGGCTGGGCACGGCAGCAGAAGTCGCGGCTGCTGGGCGACTCGACGGTCGCGGCACGGCTGGCACTGGTGCGCCGGTTCGCAGCCTTCGCCGGCTCGCATCCGTGGCAGTGGACCGCGTCTGACGTCGAGGACTTCACGATGTCGCTGATGAGTGGGGGCGCGCGGTTGGCGCCCTCGACGATCCGCAGCCACCACCTGAGCTTGAAGCTGTTCTGCGACTACCTGGTCGACGGCCGCTATGACTGGGTGCGCCAGTGCGAGACCCGGTTCGAGCAGATCCCCTCGCAGGTCTGCCACGACTTCAACACCGCCGCGCACCTGGTCGAGTACGAAGGCCGACCCGAGCGGCGACCGTTCAACTACGACGAGCTGCAGAGCCTGTTCGACTACCTCGATGACCGGGTCGAGCGGGTCGCCAGGTCGGGCCGCAAGGGCGCGCTGGCGGCGCTGCGAGATGCGCAGATGGTCAAGACCGCCTACGCCTTCGGGCTGCGTCGCCGCGAGCTGTGTTTCCTCGATGTCGCCGACCTGCGACCGAATGCGGCGATGCCACGGTGGGGGACCTATGCCGCGCTGCATGTGCGCTACGGGAAGTCGAGCCGCGGCAGCGCGCCACGGCGCCGCACAGTGCTGGCCGTCCCGGAGTTCGACTGGGTCATCGACGGGCTACGCCAATGGGTGGAGCAGGCGCGGCCCCGGCTGGCGCCCGGGCAGCGGGGCGAGTTGTGGCTGACCGAGCGCGGGCAGCGAGTGGCGCTGAAGACGATCGATCGCCGGTTCTCAATCCTGCGTCAAGGAGCCGGGTTACCGGCCGATCTGACGTTGCACTGTCTGCGGCACTCCTACGTCACCCACCTGATCGAGTTCGGGTATCCCGAGCGGTTCGTGACCGAGCAGGTCGGCCACTCCTACGCCTCGACCACCGCGATCTACACATCGGTGTCCAACGACTTCAAGACCAAGACCCTGCAGAGCGCGCTGGCGCGCGTCTACCCAGCAGAACGAGCCGAGGAGAACTGA